A single genomic interval of Xyrauchen texanus isolate HMW12.3.18 chromosome 8, RBS_HiC_50CHRs, whole genome shotgun sequence harbors:
- the LOC127647905 gene encoding calmodulin-regulated spectrin-associated protein 3-like isoform X4 — protein MVDSNAMRKTFVVPDIKPLDQYDLTRARVCASVGWLLAKSYGNAENVPVDLRDPFYCDQYEQEHLKPPVTRLLLSPEIYCRTYGLLLSGSPGAEGPPKDIPALLQLLARKGLAPKDQNAPVTESELQQKPIKMSAHLELIDALMALGAMETVSSVMAIGGSELLGTDASWDRALLCWVNMLNQKLKEQTEGTLTDASQPCNEPQPVQPSCPTRWYWKLVPIRYRKDRMQSKLKPCFPVVTEVKDLSNGCAIAAVIHHYCPGLLQLEDVCMKDSMSTADNLYNLQLIREFCDSCLKSCCPLVLEDFLYSPDELKTNILSFLADLLYWFEVSKPEFVQPLQDSELTETSGRTDNGNSGTNSGSPSIFKKPFLPISSPVNAATAVGGTWTKKQLSRPLSSAVSFSIPFGLDSDVDIVMGNPVITRSVSSDNLNPAGQSMTRVPYTPPEDLSHLLSKAPGSNGPQRASWATRTRPMLAEENGIDESETGELPTIEEALQIIHNEEKIEPRLHPDGAPDGFFLHSPDDPLNARHNGSTVALSSSAPSRSGMLYHRSSGVPPDPSRTRHTSEGSRDDDSVLRDGSVDSDASEDLLKTHSMPATPASGPRITQSRGEETPDSGVRMTSFAERKKKVGPEQIRPNEVQAPQMTTWAKKSEESPSKSPALSTEMSELGARLEEKRKAIEAQKKRIEAIFAKHRQRLGKSAFLQLKKEQEDGDGEEGQQGEVSASSVEDELALEERLTRLESEEHQKEQIGEQLKKHHSVEEEENINSSPQQDNPAENDKAEVGVPGGKGTAPLGHYNNAVSKLSAALNSLQNDMQRLSEQQSQLMKKKASPNNQAWVIPPSPKPANAPSRLSRDSTRGLPSTSSSPSPSRNKSGHTAPPKSPGSHRRAQSAPPKSPRMHHHSRPADLKTPASTRFITLPQSVENLPHLRRGSPWQYRDQTFSSFSIGTPNQSESRSASSLARHEDNFSDTGSSEDHTIFSMDLEGDSSQALSRKEHRGGSSSGAPSECSFESDVPAAAFNGKRNSLIEISLSSLKALEGEEADQSQDIFSDSMSDQTEPEIRGGVGFFFKQDEARPEDEMAQRRAALLEKQQKRAEEMKRRKQEQEREREASRSSSVDDTRKGEERPQTPCTPPPSCTPPPEGTPQRRGDFTRQEYERRHQLKIMEDLDKVLRQKPTTVRGVKKQRPKTVFRDDSDLSRSPAKGFMGSRLNKVYSHSTTNLSSMASDSGTLTVRKSPSRSHSPSRLLSPGRLAARNGDWENASIISSTASIPEYTGPKLYKEPNFKSNKFIIHNAISRCCLAGKVNEPQKNKIVEEMAKSPANHFLILFRDTSCQFRAVYTMNPETEEMVRLTGVGPRVISPSMVESIYKYSSDRKQFTAIPSKTMSMSVDAFTIPNQLWERKRPGTPKKLGTPK, from the exons AGTGCCCACTTGGAGTTGATTGATGCTTTAATGGCATTGGGTGCCATGGAGACGGTGAGCTCTGTCATGGCGATTGGCGGATCTGAGCTGCTTGGTACAGATGCAAGCTGGGACAGAGCCCTGCTGTGCTGGGTGAACATG CTGAATCAAAAATTGAAGGAGCAAACAGAAGGTACACTGACTGATGCATCTCAACCTTGCAATGAACCACAGCCTGTTCAGCCTTCG TGTCCCACCCGCTGGTACTGGAAACTTGTTCCT ATCCGGTACAGGAAGGACAGGATGCAGTCTAAGCTTAAACCCTGTTTTCCTGTGGTGACTGAAGTGAAGGATCTCTCAAACGGATGTGCCATTGCTGCTGTTATTCACCATTATTGTCCTGGTCTGCTTCAATTAGAAG ATGTCTGTATGAAGGATTCTATGTCTACGGCTGACAACCTGTACAACCTACAGCTGATTCGAGAGTTCTGTGACAGCTGTCTGAAGAGCTGCTGCCCTCTAGTGCTGGAGGATTTTCTCTACAGCCCCGATGAATTAAAG ACAAACATCCTGAGCTTTTTGGCAGACCTCTTGTATTGGTTTGAGGTGTCAAAGCCAGAGTTTGTTCAGCCCCTGCAGGACTCTGAGCTAACTG AAACCTCTGGAAGGACTGATAATGGCAACAGTGGAACCAACAG TGGTTCTCCCTCCATCTTCAAAAAGCCCTTCCTGCCCATCTCTTCCCCTGTGAATGCAGCGACAG CAGTTGGAGGAACATGGACTAAGAAACAGCTCAG tcgtcccctGTCCTCTGCGGTGTCCTTTAGTATCCCTTTTGGTCTGGACAGTGATGTGGACATTGTGATGGGGAACCCTGTAATTACTCGCTCTGTCAGCTCAGACAATCTCAACCCTGCTGGACAATCCATGACACGAGTCCCCTACACCCCTCCTGAGGACCTTAGCCACTTGCTGAGCAAGGCCCCTGGCTCCAATGGCCCTCAGAGAGCTTCCTGGGCTACTAGGACTCGTCCAATGCTGGCTGAGGAGAATGGCATTGATGAGAGTGAGACAGGTGAGTTGCCCACCATCGAAGAGGCACTGCAAATCATCCACAATGAGGAGAAGATTGAGCCACGCCTCCACCCTGACGGGGCACCTGATGGTTTCTTCCTGCATTCACCAGATGATCCATTAAATGCACGACACAATGGTAGCACTGTGGCTCTCAGCTCGTCAGCCCCATCCCGCTCAGGAATGCTCTACCACCGATCCTCAGGAGTGCCACCAGACCCTAGCCGTACCAGACACACATCAGAAGGCTCCAGAGATGACGACTCTGTGTTAAGAGATGGAAGTGTGGATTCAGATGCTTCTGAAGACCTTTTAAAAACCCACTCCATGCCTGCCACGCCCGCATCTGGGCCTCGCATAACACAATCACGTGGTGAAGAGACACCAGACAGCGGCGTCAGAATGACCAGCTTCGCCGAACGGAAGAAGAAAGTTGGTCCAGAACAGATAAGGCCCAATGAAGTACAGGCTCCGCAAATGACTACCTGGGCCAAGAAGTCAGAGGAGAGCCCCAGCAAAAGTCCTGCTCTCAGCACCGAGATGTCGGAATTGGGTGCAAGACTGGAGGAGAAGCGTAAGGCCATTGAAGCTCAGAAGAAACGCATTGAGGCCATCTTTGCCAAACACCGACAACGGCTGGGGAAGAGTGCCTTCCTACAGCTGAAAAAGGAGCAGGAGGATGGGGACGGTGAGGAAGGGCAACAAGGGGAGGTCAGCGCCTCATCCGTTGAGGATGAGTTGGCGCTGGAGGAGAGACTGACACGTTTGGAGAGCGAGGAGCATCAGAAGGAGCAAATAGGTGAACAGCTGAAAAAGCACCACTcagtggaggaagaggagaatATAAATTCCTCTCCGCAACAGGACAATCCAGCAGAGAATGACAAAGCTGAAGTAGGGGTACCTGGAGGGAAAGGCACGGCTCCACTGGGTCATTACAACAACGCAGTGTCTAAACTAAGTGCTGCTCTTAATTCTCTTCAGAATGATATGCAACGCCTCTCGGAGCAGCAGAGCCAGCTGATGAAGAAGAAAGCATCTCCCAACAACCAGGCTTGGGTCATCCCACCAAGCCCCAAACCAGCAAATGCCCCTTCTCGTCTGTCAAGGGACTCCACTCGTGGCCTACCCTCTACCTCTTCCTCTCCTTCACCATCACGTAATAAATCAGGTCATACCGCACCCCCAAAATCACCTGGGTCTCACCGAAGGGCGCAGTCTGCACCTCCAAAAAGCCCCAGAATGCACCACCACTCCCGACCTGCAGATCTCAAGACACCTGCTTCCACACGATTCATAACTCTCCCTCAGAGTGTGGAAAACCTCCCTCACTTACGAAGAGGGTCCCCGTGGCAGTACAGGGATCAGACATTTTCTTCTTTCAGCATAGGCACACCCAATCAGAGTGAATCCCGTTCAGCTTCCTCACTAGCCAGACACGAGGACAACTTCTCAGACACTGGCTCTAGTGAGGACCATACAATCTTTAGTATGGACCTGGAGGGTGATTCCTCACAGGCTCTGTCCCGAAAGGAGCATCGAGGTGGCAGCAGCTCAGGAGCTCCTTCCGAGTGCTCTTTTGAGAGCGATGTTCCTGCAGCAGCTTTCAACGGCAAACGCAACAGCCTTATCGAGATCTCTTTGTCCTCTCTGAAAGCACTGGAGGGTGAAGAGGCTGATCAAAGCCAGGACATCTTCTCTGACTCAATGAGTGACCAGACAGAGCCAGAAATAAGGGGAGGAGTTGGATTCTTCTTCAAG CAGGATGAAGCTCGACCTGAGGATGAGATGGCTCAGAGAAGAGCTGCATTACTTGAAAAACAACAGAAGAGAGCGGAGGAGATGAAGAGACGAAAACAGgagcaagaaagagagagggaggcgAG TAGGTCTTCTTCAGTGGATGACACCCGTAAAGGGGAGGAGAGACCCCAGACTCCTTGCACCCCTCCACCTTCCTGCACCCCTCCACCAGAGGGCACTCCTCAGCGTCGTGGAGACTTTACCCGCCAGGAGTATGAACGCCGCCATCAGCTTAAAATAATGGAGGATCTGGATAAAGTTCTCCGTCAGAAGCCCACTACAGTCAGAGGCGTCAAAAAGCAGAGGCCAAAAACGGTGTTTAGAGATGACTCCGACCTCTCCCGCAGCCCTGCCAAAGGGTTCATGG GTTCTAGACTAAATAAGGTTTACTCCCATTCGACAACAAATCTGTCCTCCATGGCCAGTGACAGCGGGACCCTAACTGTCAGGAAATCTCCAAG TCGTTCTCATTCACCATCCAGACTGCTGTCTCCGGGCCGTCTTGCTGCACGGAATGGCGACTGGGAAAATGCATCTATTATTTCATCTACAGCCTCCATTCCAGAATACACTG GGCCTAAACTCTACAAGGAGCCAAACTTCAAGTCCAATAAGTTCATTATCCATAATGCCATCTCACGCTGTTGTTTGGCAGGCAAGGTCAACGAACCCCAAAAAAACAAGATTGTAGAG GAAATGGCGAAAAGTCCTGCAAACCATTTCCTCATCCTGTTCCGGGACACCAGCTGTCAGTTCCGGGCGGTGTACACCATGAACCCCGAGACGGAGGAGATGGTCCGGCTAACAGGCGTTGGCCCGCGCGTCATAAGTCCCTCTATGGTGGAGTCCATCTACAAGTACAGCTCTGACCGCAAGCAGTTCACAGCCATCCCGTCCAAGACCATGTCCATGAGTGTGGATGCCTTCACCATTCCTAATCAACTATGGGAACGCAAACGCCCGGGAACCCCAAAGAAGCTCGGAACCCCAAAGTAA
- the LOC127647905 gene encoding calmodulin-regulated spectrin-associated protein 3-like isoform X5, producing MVDSNAMRKTFVVPDIKPLDQYDLTRARVCASVGWLLAKSYGNAENVPVDLRDPFYCDQYEQEHLKPPVTRLLLSPEIYCRTYGLLLSGSPGAEGPPKDIPALLQLLARKGLAPKDQNAPVTESELQQKPIKMSAHLELIDALMALGAMETVSSVMAIGGSELLGTDASWDRALLCWVNMLNQKLKEQTEGTLTDASQPCNEPQPVQPSCPTRWYWKLVPIRYRKDRMQSKLKPCFPVVTEVKDLSNGCAIAAVIHHYCPGLLQLEDVCMKDSMSTADNLYNLQLIREFCDSCLKSCCPLVLEDFLYSPDELKTNILSFLADLLYWFEVSKPEFVQPLQDSELTETSGRTDNGNSGTNSGSPSIFKKPFLPISSPVNAATVGGTWTKKQLSRPLSSAVSFSIPFGLDSDVDIVMGNPVITRSVSSDNLNPAGQSMTRVPYTPPEDLSHLLSKAPGSNGPQRASWATRTRPMLAEENGIDESETGELPTIEEALQIIHNEEKIEPRLHPDGAPDGFFLHSPDDPLNARHNGSTVALSSSAPSRSGMLYHRSSGVPPDPSRTRHTSEGSRDDDSVLRDGSVDSDASEDLLKTHSMPATPASGPRITQSRGEETPDSGVRMTSFAERKKKVGPEQIRPNEVQAPQMTTWAKKSEESPSKSPALSTEMSELGARLEEKRKAIEAQKKRIEAIFAKHRQRLGKSAFLQLKKEQEDGDGEEGQQGEVSASSVEDELALEERLTRLESEEHQKEQIGEQLKKHHSVEEEENINSSPQQDNPAENDKAEVGVPGGKGTAPLGHYNNAVSKLSAALNSLQNDMQRLSEQQSQLMKKKASPNNQAWVIPPSPKPANAPSRLSRDSTRGLPSTSSSPSPSRNKSGHTAPPKSPGSHRRAQSAPPKSPRMHHHSRPADLKTPASTRFITLPQSVENLPHLRRGSPWQYRDQTFSSFSIGTPNQSESRSASSLARHEDNFSDTGSSEDHTIFSMDLEGDSSQALSRKEHRGGSSSGAPSECSFESDVPAAAFNGKRNSLIEISLSSLKALEGEEADQSQDIFSDSMSDQTEPEIRGGVGFFFKQDEARPEDEMAQRRAALLEKQQKRAEEMKRRKQEQEREREASRSSSVDDTRKGEERPQTPCTPPPSCTPPPEGTPQRRGDFTRQEYERRHQLKIMEDLDKVLRQKPTTVRGVKKQRPKTVFRDDSDLSRSPAKGFMGSRLNKVYSHSTTNLSSMASDSGTLTVRKSPSRSHSPSRLLSPGRLAARNGDWENASIISSTASIPEYTGPKLYKEPNFKSNKFIIHNAISRCCLAGKVNEPQKNKIVEEMAKSPANHFLILFRDTSCQFRAVYTMNPETEEMVRLTGVGPRVISPSMVESIYKYSSDRKQFTAIPSKTMSMSVDAFTIPNQLWERKRPGTPKKLGTPK from the exons AGTGCCCACTTGGAGTTGATTGATGCTTTAATGGCATTGGGTGCCATGGAGACGGTGAGCTCTGTCATGGCGATTGGCGGATCTGAGCTGCTTGGTACAGATGCAAGCTGGGACAGAGCCCTGCTGTGCTGGGTGAACATG CTGAATCAAAAATTGAAGGAGCAAACAGAAGGTACACTGACTGATGCATCTCAACCTTGCAATGAACCACAGCCTGTTCAGCCTTCG TGTCCCACCCGCTGGTACTGGAAACTTGTTCCT ATCCGGTACAGGAAGGACAGGATGCAGTCTAAGCTTAAACCCTGTTTTCCTGTGGTGACTGAAGTGAAGGATCTCTCAAACGGATGTGCCATTGCTGCTGTTATTCACCATTATTGTCCTGGTCTGCTTCAATTAGAAG ATGTCTGTATGAAGGATTCTATGTCTACGGCTGACAACCTGTACAACCTACAGCTGATTCGAGAGTTCTGTGACAGCTGTCTGAAGAGCTGCTGCCCTCTAGTGCTGGAGGATTTTCTCTACAGCCCCGATGAATTAAAG ACAAACATCCTGAGCTTTTTGGCAGACCTCTTGTATTGGTTTGAGGTGTCAAAGCCAGAGTTTGTTCAGCCCCTGCAGGACTCTGAGCTAACTG AAACCTCTGGAAGGACTGATAATGGCAACAGTGGAACCAACAG TGGTTCTCCCTCCATCTTCAAAAAGCCCTTCCTGCCCATCTCTTCCCCTGTGAATGCAGCGACAG TTGGAGGAACATGGACTAAGAAACAGCTCAG tcgtcccctGTCCTCTGCGGTGTCCTTTAGTATCCCTTTTGGTCTGGACAGTGATGTGGACATTGTGATGGGGAACCCTGTAATTACTCGCTCTGTCAGCTCAGACAATCTCAACCCTGCTGGACAATCCATGACACGAGTCCCCTACACCCCTCCTGAGGACCTTAGCCACTTGCTGAGCAAGGCCCCTGGCTCCAATGGCCCTCAGAGAGCTTCCTGGGCTACTAGGACTCGTCCAATGCTGGCTGAGGAGAATGGCATTGATGAGAGTGAGACAGGTGAGTTGCCCACCATCGAAGAGGCACTGCAAATCATCCACAATGAGGAGAAGATTGAGCCACGCCTCCACCCTGACGGGGCACCTGATGGTTTCTTCCTGCATTCACCAGATGATCCATTAAATGCACGACACAATGGTAGCACTGTGGCTCTCAGCTCGTCAGCCCCATCCCGCTCAGGAATGCTCTACCACCGATCCTCAGGAGTGCCACCAGACCCTAGCCGTACCAGACACACATCAGAAGGCTCCAGAGATGACGACTCTGTGTTAAGAGATGGAAGTGTGGATTCAGATGCTTCTGAAGACCTTTTAAAAACCCACTCCATGCCTGCCACGCCCGCATCTGGGCCTCGCATAACACAATCACGTGGTGAAGAGACACCAGACAGCGGCGTCAGAATGACCAGCTTCGCCGAACGGAAGAAGAAAGTTGGTCCAGAACAGATAAGGCCCAATGAAGTACAGGCTCCGCAAATGACTACCTGGGCCAAGAAGTCAGAGGAGAGCCCCAGCAAAAGTCCTGCTCTCAGCACCGAGATGTCGGAATTGGGTGCAAGACTGGAGGAGAAGCGTAAGGCCATTGAAGCTCAGAAGAAACGCATTGAGGCCATCTTTGCCAAACACCGACAACGGCTGGGGAAGAGTGCCTTCCTACAGCTGAAAAAGGAGCAGGAGGATGGGGACGGTGAGGAAGGGCAACAAGGGGAGGTCAGCGCCTCATCCGTTGAGGATGAGTTGGCGCTGGAGGAGAGACTGACACGTTTGGAGAGCGAGGAGCATCAGAAGGAGCAAATAGGTGAACAGCTGAAAAAGCACCACTcagtggaggaagaggagaatATAAATTCCTCTCCGCAACAGGACAATCCAGCAGAGAATGACAAAGCTGAAGTAGGGGTACCTGGAGGGAAAGGCACGGCTCCACTGGGTCATTACAACAACGCAGTGTCTAAACTAAGTGCTGCTCTTAATTCTCTTCAGAATGATATGCAACGCCTCTCGGAGCAGCAGAGCCAGCTGATGAAGAAGAAAGCATCTCCCAACAACCAGGCTTGGGTCATCCCACCAAGCCCCAAACCAGCAAATGCCCCTTCTCGTCTGTCAAGGGACTCCACTCGTGGCCTACCCTCTACCTCTTCCTCTCCTTCACCATCACGTAATAAATCAGGTCATACCGCACCCCCAAAATCACCTGGGTCTCACCGAAGGGCGCAGTCTGCACCTCCAAAAAGCCCCAGAATGCACCACCACTCCCGACCTGCAGATCTCAAGACACCTGCTTCCACACGATTCATAACTCTCCCTCAGAGTGTGGAAAACCTCCCTCACTTACGAAGAGGGTCCCCGTGGCAGTACAGGGATCAGACATTTTCTTCTTTCAGCATAGGCACACCCAATCAGAGTGAATCCCGTTCAGCTTCCTCACTAGCCAGACACGAGGACAACTTCTCAGACACTGGCTCTAGTGAGGACCATACAATCTTTAGTATGGACCTGGAGGGTGATTCCTCACAGGCTCTGTCCCGAAAGGAGCATCGAGGTGGCAGCAGCTCAGGAGCTCCTTCCGAGTGCTCTTTTGAGAGCGATGTTCCTGCAGCAGCTTTCAACGGCAAACGCAACAGCCTTATCGAGATCTCTTTGTCCTCTCTGAAAGCACTGGAGGGTGAAGAGGCTGATCAAAGCCAGGACATCTTCTCTGACTCAATGAGTGACCAGACAGAGCCAGAAATAAGGGGAGGAGTTGGATTCTTCTTCAAG CAGGATGAAGCTCGACCTGAGGATGAGATGGCTCAGAGAAGAGCTGCATTACTTGAAAAACAACAGAAGAGAGCGGAGGAGATGAAGAGACGAAAACAGgagcaagaaagagagagggaggcgAG TAGGTCTTCTTCAGTGGATGACACCCGTAAAGGGGAGGAGAGACCCCAGACTCCTTGCACCCCTCCACCTTCCTGCACCCCTCCACCAGAGGGCACTCCTCAGCGTCGTGGAGACTTTACCCGCCAGGAGTATGAACGCCGCCATCAGCTTAAAATAATGGAGGATCTGGATAAAGTTCTCCGTCAGAAGCCCACTACAGTCAGAGGCGTCAAAAAGCAGAGGCCAAAAACGGTGTTTAGAGATGACTCCGACCTCTCCCGCAGCCCTGCCAAAGGGTTCATGG GTTCTAGACTAAATAAGGTTTACTCCCATTCGACAACAAATCTGTCCTCCATGGCCAGTGACAGCGGGACCCTAACTGTCAGGAAATCTCCAAG TCGTTCTCATTCACCATCCAGACTGCTGTCTCCGGGCCGTCTTGCTGCACGGAATGGCGACTGGGAAAATGCATCTATTATTTCATCTACAGCCTCCATTCCAGAATACACTG GGCCTAAACTCTACAAGGAGCCAAACTTCAAGTCCAATAAGTTCATTATCCATAATGCCATCTCACGCTGTTGTTTGGCAGGCAAGGTCAACGAACCCCAAAAAAACAAGATTGTAGAG GAAATGGCGAAAAGTCCTGCAAACCATTTCCTCATCCTGTTCCGGGACACCAGCTGTCAGTTCCGGGCGGTGTACACCATGAACCCCGAGACGGAGGAGATGGTCCGGCTAACAGGCGTTGGCCCGCGCGTCATAAGTCCCTCTATGGTGGAGTCCATCTACAAGTACAGCTCTGACCGCAAGCAGTTCACAGCCATCCCGTCCAAGACCATGTCCATGAGTGTGGATGCCTTCACCATTCCTAATCAACTATGGGAACGCAAACGCCCGGGAACCCCAAAGAAGCTCGGAACCCCAAAGTAA